DNA from Neovison vison isolate M4711 chromosome 12, ASM_NN_V1, whole genome shotgun sequence:
TTTCACATTATCTGcgggacagagatcacaaatggagGGATGATCAGGAAGGAGCTAGCCAACCCGTTGCCCAGGGGATCAAGAACGGTGGTGGCCTAGTGCCCCCTGGTGGCTGTTGGAGGAACTCCAAGTGGCATCTATACCATCTGGGCAGGAACAGAAGTGATATGGAGGATGCAAGGGTTCTCACCCTCCCAATTCCCCCTTCCTGTATCAGCATGGGATGGGGATCAACTCAGGGTGCAGGGCATCTGACCCCACCCTCTGTGTCTCTGTAGCCCTGGTCAGGCTCAAAGCTCCCCTTTTCCAGAGTTACCTGCGATGACCTTGGTTTGCTCGAAAACAACCTTCTCAGTGATGCCAGCTTCCCTCTCATCTAGCTTCTCCCCAATGCAGGCAATTACTCCAAGTCCCTCTGCCAGGGCATGGGCCACTTTCTGTCCAATCAGCTGTTGAGGAACAGATTTGGTGACACAACTCCCTTGGAATAAGGCCATCTCTTACCTCCCTTCCTGATTACTAACCTCATCTGACTCCCCAAAGACGTGCCTTCTTTCCGAGTGCCCCAGGACTACCCACGTGGCTCCACAGTCTTTGATCATGCCAGGgctaaaggaagagagaaagccatGTTTCAGCCAAGAGCCCACCTGTGGCTTTCCCCTCAAAAAGGGAAGTGAGGGGAAGGTCCCCACAGGGCCCCCTCCTGCCTGCATCTCACCTGATCTCCCCAGTGAAGGCCCCGTTCGTCACTTTGTAGCAGTTCTGTGCAGCCACAGCAATCTTGGCGTCCAGCTTCTGCCTGGCAAAGTCGATGTAGGCGGTGGGGGGTGCACAAACCACTTCTGGAGAGTGGCAATGATGGCACAAGGGAATGAGGTCACAAGGAAGCCACTCTCCAGGCTCCATCCAGTGTTCTGGAGGGCCCTCGCCTTCACCTTATTTCTCAGTTCTGCCTTCCAGCCCTTTTCACTTCAGCAAGATCATCTTTGTCCACTTCCAAACCCGGCTGGGCCATACCCAACTCCTTGAGCCTTCCAGGTGTCCCTGGGAGGCCAaggccctcccctgccctctgctcttTAACAGCTGTGGTTCTGATTTCCCCAGGCTATTCTGGGCCTAGGCACCTCCTAGACTCAGCATTCTCTCGGAGCCAACCACGCCTCCCTTCTAAAATAGTCCATCCCTACCGCCCCCAGGCAAGGATTTTTAGCAAAAGCAAAAAGGGCCAATTCATGGGGTTTGTACTGGGGTCTTTGGGGAATAAATCAGGGCTTCTTTTGATCAGGCCGCTGTTTCTGCGactgaggggagtgggagggtaaGGGCCGAGGACAGCATTCTTTGCCCGTAGGTGGCAGGGGCGGGTGACAAGCTCATCCAGGCCTTGCGTTTTCCCATTTCCAGCCTGCAGAAGGCTGTAGGATCGCTCCTCATTCCCCAATTGCCCATCTTGTTTGGAACCTGCTCAGCCCCTTCGTGGGAAGGCAGGCGCCATCCGGGCCAGTGAAGGATAGAGCGGAGAGCTCAGGAGGCCACCGCCGCCCGGGGGTGGGGGAACTCGGCCCGCCCAGCAAGGCGCGGGGAGGAGTCGCGGGCTACGTGCGGCGGCGCACGGAACAGAAGGACGAGGGGGCAGGTAGCTAGATGCCCGCACGCAGGCTCAGCCTCCTCCCCCATACGGCGGGGCTGTCGCCAGCCTCCCGTGATCGTCCGCAGGGCCTCCGTTCCTATCCCCGGCTCCCGTAGGGTCCTGGGCCCAAGCTCACCCACGGTGACCCCAGAAATCCCCTCCCGCCCCACGATCCGAGGGCACCCTTACATGTAGCCCGCCTGTCCCCCCTCGACCCATCCCCGGTATTGCGGCTGCGAGGTCAAAGTCCCGACCCCCACCCGCCCTCGCGCCCAGCCCTGCATCCAGATCCACGCGGACACCCGGCTAAGCGGGCTCTGGCCACGCCCGACCTCCCACAACCcaggcccccgcccccggccgggcAGGGCTCACCGGTGTCGGCCGGCACCTTGGCTGCGTTCAGAGTGGTGATGAGCTCCCCCAGGTTCTTCTTCCGCCCGTTCATCTTCCAGTTGCCCCCGACGAAGAACTTCCTGGAGGGCGCCATGGCGCTGGTACAGACACCCTGAAGGTCAGAAGCAGCGCGCAGCCGCTGCCACTGGCCGCTTATGTAGAGCGCCGTGAGGCAGAACTCCGCCTCTTCCCCGCCCTCGGCCATGGTTAGTCCGGCCCAGCGCCTGGAagccccgcccgccgccgccgccgccgcccccgcccccgcccgccgccgctGCTGCAAGGTGGGATGTGACCCCTCCCCCCCTTATTGTAGCAACGTTCCAGGGGCGTCCGGGGGCTCGGGCGCTTCGACCCCACCGCCTAGCTTCCGGGGGGAGGCGAGAACCCACCCTCGGGGGAGCCCCACTTCACGACTACAGCCCCCCAGGGGCCAGAGGTGCTTCCAAGAGGAGCTTGGACTCCCGGCTGCTTGGCCTGAGATCGCATTGCTGGCCTGGACCGAGGGAGCTCTGAGGGGGCAGGTCTCCAACTCTGTGAAAAGGACTTCTTCCCTccgcttccccccaccacccgccCGTCGGAGTAGCTGCATCCCTGATTGCTGAGCAGGCACCTTTGAcctatggggggaggggggatagtCCCACAGCTACGGGGCCAGTAGGAGGGttcagagggggaggggcggccctTGGCATTTGGGACCCCTCTGGTGTGACTGCTGGAGGGACGGCGGAGTTCTTCATCCCATCTTTGCTCAGTCACCCCACTTCACTACCCCTGATCTGACAGTACCCAGCCCCTAGCTTTCTGGCACTGCCCCAGTGTTTGCTTCCCCGCCCCCATCTCACAGCCCATTTCCAAAGAGCTCTAGAAATAGTCAAAGTAGAGAACggcccagggagggggcagaggtagCTCTCCTGCTGGCCCCAGACAAGATCGGCCTCCCTTGACGTACCAAACAGGACACAACTTAGCCATTGTACTTTTTATTCACATCGTGTATTTTGGCATTTTCCAGAGAAGGGCAAGGAAGAGACAGGGTGGGGGAAAAACAGGCTGGAGGCGACGGGGATCCCCATTTCCCTCACAGCCCTCCTTGCCTGACCACACAGGGAGCAAAcacaaagagggaggggaggcacGGATGCCCCCTTCCCGTGGAAGAGGCTGCACAAAGCTACACCCAGGCGCACACACAAACAAGCCCCCCTCCACATCAGGGGCCGGCAGGGTTACACAGAGAAGCAGAGCACTGTGGGTCCAAGGGGCGGGGAAAGCAACGAAGTCTCCTCACAGATAGGTGGCCGGCCCCTCCCATCCCCTTCCTGCTCTATCCCCAAAGTCTCTCCAGTGTCCCCCCGCTTTGCTTGGCCATTCTCCTGTGGCCTCGAGCTTCTTCCCTGCTgctgaggacagaaagaaaaagggtACAGAGCAGGGAGGGTGGTGGCTGAAGTCCATCCCTCAGCCCCTATCCCTCATGACAGATGGTCTGTCCCCTGTCCTCAGCGGTAAGGGGTCAGGGCAGGCTCTTAGCTGGCCACTCTCTGGTAGAAGTAGATGTAGCCCAGGTCCTTGGGTGGCTTCTCAGAGGCACACACTTTCTGGTCATTGTAGATCACCCACCTGGGGAggcgggcagggggagggtggagaaggaTGAACAGATTGGGCATCCACTCCGCATCAGCTTAGTCTCTGACACAGCCCCTGGAGTAGATCCGGGTGATGCCGGGGCAAAGGTCCCCCACATTCTCAACCTGGGCCTCTAGCTAGCTGCTACCTGCCTGAAGGGAACATCCCAATCCCATTCCCTGCTCAGTCTTCAGATCCTCCAGCACGTCTATGGCCACCCCCACCCAATCCTGCCAGGCCCAGGACCACCAACTTTTTCTGGAAAAGGCCAGCCAGTAAGTAGTTTAGGTTTTGCAGGCCATCCGGTCTCTGACACAATTACTCAACTTTCCTGCTGCAGTGTGAAAACAGCCACCAACGACACCTACATGAGTAAGTGTGCTTATGCTCAGTAAAACTTTATTGAGAAAAGCAGGTGGCCTTGGGCTCTCTGGCATTGGCTGATCCCTGTGGTCAGGCGTTCTATGCATTTCTGGTGTCTCtgcgccacccccacccccccaccggcCCAGCAGCCCTTTACCTTCTCCCACAAATACCCTGAAGACTTCAGGATGCCCCCACTCTTCCCCACCAGCACTCCCCAGTTCCGAATGTGCCCTGCCAGCCCCTCACCTGCCTTCCTTCTTGATGTGGCAGACATAGTGACCACACATGGTAGAGGTGCCCATGTGACTGATGAAGGCAAAAAGCTGATACTCTAGAGGAGACAACGAGAGGGGTCCCTGAGCTCCAGCCCAAACTCAGGACGCCAGTCTCAGGGACTGGGGGGCAGCGACTAGGTCACAAGTCTGTCTTGGCCTCCTAGAATCCCACCTTCAGAAGCCACATCAGTGGAAAGAAGCTTCTGCCCCCTCTGCTTCCCGAGGGAAGCAGAGCTGCGGGGGAATGAGGAGCTGGTAGCGGACTGGCTAGACTCCACTGGCCCATCCTGCTTCCCAGAGACACTCACTTCCAGGCCCATCCCGGACTTTAGGTCCCACTGGCACGGACTCGGAGATGGAGTCGGCAGCTGAGCGGCCCTCCGAGATGTCCATGGCGGCTTCTGCATCCAGGTCATCAATGTGACTGAAGATCCAGTCCACAGCCCTTTCTAAACTATTGTTCTTGGAGAGGAGGGAAGCGTTACTCTTTCCAACAAGTTCAGGGCAAGAAAAACCACCAGTGaaggcctcagcttcctcagtgCAGCCACAAAAGGGAGGAAGCCTCGGCCGTGGCTGTCCCACAAAGGTCTGGCTCACAAAGGATGGTACCTCACCGCCACCCGTTCTTCCCCATGGGCCCCCAGTCCTCAGCCAGGAGCAGCCCATACCGTG
Protein-coding regions in this window:
- the TPI1 gene encoding triosephosphate isomerase, which gives rise to MAEGGEEAEFCLTALYISGQWQRLRAASDLQGVCTSAMAPSRKFFVGGNWKMNGRKKNLGELITTLNAAKVPADTEVVCAPPTAYIDFARQKLDAKIAVAAQNCYKVTNGAFTGEISPGMIKDCGATWVVLGHSERRHVFGESDELIGQKVAHALAEGLGVIACIGEKLDEREAGITEKVVFEQTKVIADNVKDWSKVVLAYEPVWAIGTGKTATPQQAQEVHEKLRGWLKSNVSDAVAQSTRIIYGGSVTGATCKELASQPDVDGFLVGGASLKPEFIDIINAKQ